In Malus sylvestris chromosome 16, drMalSylv7.2, whole genome shotgun sequence, the following are encoded in one genomic region:
- the LOC126607524 gene encoding plant UBX domain-containing protein 7-like isoform X2: MEGVMSVSDQQTLVSSFLEIAVGQTADTARQFLQATGWKLEEAIQLFYVGNEAGIMAEGAPLPTENIDQLAEQASGVNENVALPGVNENVEQFADDEVRAPMPVIRDVLYDDMSLYGAPRARFSQQGSVIAFRNFEEEMKHPGVWESDQGATSSANAVQDNLASLYRPPFKLLFQGSFEKAKSAASVQDKWLLVNLQSTKEFSSHMLNRDTWANEAVSQTIITNFIFWQTYDDTTEGKKVCTYYKLESMPVVLLIDPITGQKMRSWNGMVHPDRLLEDLLLFFDSGPRDHHVTLSNKRPRETAQPQKTKVADETNEEDEEVHRALAASMEGMKETSGTISKDKDEIITKKEEETSSIKMPTYPPLPEEPKGDRSLLCRVGVRLPDGRRVQRNFLRVDPIQLLWSFCYSQLKEAEARPFHLTQAIPGASKNLEYDCQSTFEESGLANSMVSVTWE, encoded by the exons ATGGAGGGTGTGATGTCAGTCAGTGACCAGCAGACTCTGGTCTCATCGTTTTTGGAGATCGCCGTCGGCCAGACCGCCGATACGGCGCGGCAGTTTCTGCAG GCCACTGGGTGGAAGCTTGAGGAAGCAATTCAGCTCTTTTATGTGGGTAATGAAGCTGGGATAATGGCCGAGGGGGCGCCGTTGCCGACTGAAAATATTGATCAGTTGGCCGAACAAGCTTCTGG TGTGAATGAAAATGTGGCACTTCCTGGTGTGAATGAGAATGTGGAACAATTCGCTGATGATGAGGTGCGCGCTCCTATGCCTGTTATAAGGGACGTTCTGTATGACGATATGTCGCTCTATGG AGCACCAAGGGCTAGATTTTCACAACAGGGTTCTGTAATTGCCTTCCGTAACTTTGAGGAGGAAATGAAGCATCCTGGGGTATGGGAATCGGACCAAGGTGCTACATCCTCAGCAAATGCTGTTCAAGATAATCTTGCATCCTTATATCGTCCTCCCTTTAAGCTACTGTTCCAGGGTTCGTTTGAAAAG GCAAAAAGTGCTGCTTCTGTCCAGGACAAATGGCTACTGGTGAACTTGCAATCCACTAAAGAGTTCAGCTCGCATATG CTTAATCGAGACACCTGGGCCAACGAAGCTGTCTCTCAAACCATTATTACTAATTTTATCTTCTGGCAG ACATATGATGATACAACTGAAGGCAAGAAGGTTTGCACATACTACAAGTTGGAATCTATGCCTGTAGTGCTCCTTATTGACCCTATTACTGGACAAAAAATGCGTTCATGGAATGGAATGGTTCACCCGGATCGTTTGCTAGAG GATCTACTACTCTTCTTTGATAGTGGCCCCAGGGATCATCATGTAACTTTGTCCAATAAACGCCCGAGAGAAACTGCTCAGCCACAAAAAACTAAAG TTGCAGACGAAACtaatgaagaagatgaggaagtGCATCGCGCATTGGCAGCTTCCATGGAAGGCATGAAGGAGACAAGCGGAACAATATCCAAAGACAAAGATGAAATCATCAccaagaaggaggaagaaacaAGCTCAATCAAGATGCCTACATACCCACCTTTGCCCGAAGAACCCAAGGGTGACAGGAGCCTCCTTTGCAGAGTTGGAGTCCGTCTTCCAGACGGTCGCAGGGTCCAGCGGAACTTCCTCCGCGTTGATCCAATTCAG CTGTTGTGGTCTTTCTGCTATTCCCAACTAAAGGAAGCTGAGGCAAGGCCATTTCACTTGACGCAGGCAATCCCAGGAGCTTCAAAGAATTTGGAGTATGATTGTCAGTCTACTTTTGAAGAATCGGGTCTGGCCAACTCTATGGTCTCGGTTACTTGGGAATGA
- the LOC126607524 gene encoding plant UBX domain-containing protein 7-like isoform X3, producing MEGVMSVSDQQTLVSSFLEIAVGQTADTARQFLQATGWKLEEAIQLFYVGNEAGIMAEGAPLPTENIDQLAEQASGVNENVALPGVNENVEQFADDEVRAPMPVIRDVLYDDMSLYGAPRARFSQQGSVIAFRNFEEEMKHPGVWESDQGATSSANAVQDNLASLYRPPFKLLFQGSFEKAKSAASVQDKWLLVNLQSTKEFSSHMLNRDTWANEAVSQTIITNFIFWQTYDDTTEGKKVCTYYKLESMPVVLLIDPITGQKMRSWNGMVHPDRLLEDLLLFFDSGPRDHHVTLSNKRPRETAQPQKTKDETNEEDEEVHRALAASMEGMKETSGTISKDKDEIITKKEEETSSIKMPTYPPLPEEPKGDRSLLCRVGVRLPDGRRVQRNFLRVDPIQLLWSFCYSQLKEAEARPFHLTQAIPGASKNLEYDCQSTFEESGLANSMVSVTWE from the exons ATGGAGGGTGTGATGTCAGTCAGTGACCAGCAGACTCTGGTCTCATCGTTTTTGGAGATCGCCGTCGGCCAGACCGCCGATACGGCGCGGCAGTTTCTGCAG GCCACTGGGTGGAAGCTTGAGGAAGCAATTCAGCTCTTTTATGTGGGTAATGAAGCTGGGATAATGGCCGAGGGGGCGCCGTTGCCGACTGAAAATATTGATCAGTTGGCCGAACAAGCTTCTGG TGTGAATGAAAATGTGGCACTTCCTGGTGTGAATGAGAATGTGGAACAATTCGCTGATGATGAGGTGCGCGCTCCTATGCCTGTTATAAGGGACGTTCTGTATGACGATATGTCGCTCTATGG AGCACCAAGGGCTAGATTTTCACAACAGGGTTCTGTAATTGCCTTCCGTAACTTTGAGGAGGAAATGAAGCATCCTGGGGTATGGGAATCGGACCAAGGTGCTACATCCTCAGCAAATGCTGTTCAAGATAATCTTGCATCCTTATATCGTCCTCCCTTTAAGCTACTGTTCCAGGGTTCGTTTGAAAAG GCAAAAAGTGCTGCTTCTGTCCAGGACAAATGGCTACTGGTGAACTTGCAATCCACTAAAGAGTTCAGCTCGCATATG CTTAATCGAGACACCTGGGCCAACGAAGCTGTCTCTCAAACCATTATTACTAATTTTATCTTCTGGCAG ACATATGATGATACAACTGAAGGCAAGAAGGTTTGCACATACTACAAGTTGGAATCTATGCCTGTAGTGCTCCTTATTGACCCTATTACTGGACAAAAAATGCGTTCATGGAATGGAATGGTTCACCCGGATCGTTTGCTAGAG GATCTACTACTCTTCTTTGATAGTGGCCCCAGGGATCATCATGTAACTTTGTCCAATAAACGCCCGAGAGAAACTGCTCAGCCACAAAAAACTAAAG ACGAAACtaatgaagaagatgaggaagtGCATCGCGCATTGGCAGCTTCCATGGAAGGCATGAAGGAGACAAGCGGAACAATATCCAAAGACAAAGATGAAATCATCAccaagaaggaggaagaaacaAGCTCAATCAAGATGCCTACATACCCACCTTTGCCCGAAGAACCCAAGGGTGACAGGAGCCTCCTTTGCAGAGTTGGAGTCCGTCTTCCAGACGGTCGCAGGGTCCAGCGGAACTTCCTCCGCGTTGATCCAATTCAG CTGTTGTGGTCTTTCTGCTATTCCCAACTAAAGGAAGCTGAGGCAAGGCCATTTCACTTGACGCAGGCAATCCCAGGAGCTTCAAAGAATTTGGAGTATGATTGTCAGTCTACTTTTGAAGAATCGGGTCTGGCCAACTCTATGGTCTCGGTTACTTGGGAATGA
- the LOC126607524 gene encoding plant UBX domain-containing protein 7-like isoform X1 yields MEGVMSVSDQQTLVSSFLEIAVGQTADTARQFLQATGWKLEEAIQLFYVGNEAGIMAEGAPLPTENIDQLAEQASGVNENVALPGVNENVEQFADDEVRAPMPVIRDVLYDDMSLYGAPRARFSQQGSVIAFRNFEEEMKHPGVWESDQGATSSANAVQDNLASLYRPPFKLLFQGSFEKAKSAASVQDKWLLVNLQSTKEFSSHMLNRDTWANEAVSQTIITNFIFWQTYDDTTEGKKVCTYYKLESMPVVLLIDPITGQKMRSWNGMVHPDRLLEDLLLFFDSGPRDHHVTLSNKRPRETAQPQKTKDASVADETNEEDEEVHRALAASMEGMKETSGTISKDKDEIITKKEEETSSIKMPTYPPLPEEPKGDRSLLCRVGVRLPDGRRVQRNFLRVDPIQLLWSFCYSQLKEAEARPFHLTQAIPGASKNLEYDCQSTFEESGLANSMVSVTWE; encoded by the exons ATGGAGGGTGTGATGTCAGTCAGTGACCAGCAGACTCTGGTCTCATCGTTTTTGGAGATCGCCGTCGGCCAGACCGCCGATACGGCGCGGCAGTTTCTGCAG GCCACTGGGTGGAAGCTTGAGGAAGCAATTCAGCTCTTTTATGTGGGTAATGAAGCTGGGATAATGGCCGAGGGGGCGCCGTTGCCGACTGAAAATATTGATCAGTTGGCCGAACAAGCTTCTGG TGTGAATGAAAATGTGGCACTTCCTGGTGTGAATGAGAATGTGGAACAATTCGCTGATGATGAGGTGCGCGCTCCTATGCCTGTTATAAGGGACGTTCTGTATGACGATATGTCGCTCTATGG AGCACCAAGGGCTAGATTTTCACAACAGGGTTCTGTAATTGCCTTCCGTAACTTTGAGGAGGAAATGAAGCATCCTGGGGTATGGGAATCGGACCAAGGTGCTACATCCTCAGCAAATGCTGTTCAAGATAATCTTGCATCCTTATATCGTCCTCCCTTTAAGCTACTGTTCCAGGGTTCGTTTGAAAAG GCAAAAAGTGCTGCTTCTGTCCAGGACAAATGGCTACTGGTGAACTTGCAATCCACTAAAGAGTTCAGCTCGCATATG CTTAATCGAGACACCTGGGCCAACGAAGCTGTCTCTCAAACCATTATTACTAATTTTATCTTCTGGCAG ACATATGATGATACAACTGAAGGCAAGAAGGTTTGCACATACTACAAGTTGGAATCTATGCCTGTAGTGCTCCTTATTGACCCTATTACTGGACAAAAAATGCGTTCATGGAATGGAATGGTTCACCCGGATCGTTTGCTAGAG GATCTACTACTCTTCTTTGATAGTGGCCCCAGGGATCATCATGTAACTTTGTCCAATAAACGCCCGAGAGAAACTGCTCAGCCACAAAAAACTAAAG ATGCTTCAGTTGCAGACGAAACtaatgaagaagatgaggaagtGCATCGCGCATTGGCAGCTTCCATGGAAGGCATGAAGGAGACAAGCGGAACAATATCCAAAGACAAAGATGAAATCATCAccaagaaggaggaagaaacaAGCTCAATCAAGATGCCTACATACCCACCTTTGCCCGAAGAACCCAAGGGTGACAGGAGCCTCCTTTGCAGAGTTGGAGTCCGTCTTCCAGACGGTCGCAGGGTCCAGCGGAACTTCCTCCGCGTTGATCCAATTCAG CTGTTGTGGTCTTTCTGCTATTCCCAACTAAAGGAAGCTGAGGCAAGGCCATTTCACTTGACGCAGGCAATCCCAGGAGCTTCAAAGAATTTGGAGTATGATTGTCAGTCTACTTTTGAAGAATCGGGTCTGGCCAACTCTATGGTCTCGGTTACTTGGGAATGA
- the LOC126607524 gene encoding plant UBX domain-containing protein 7-like isoform X5, which translates to MEGVMSVSDQQTLVSSFLEIAVGQTADTARQFLQATGWKLEEAIQLFYVGNEAGIMAEGAPLPTENIDQLAEQASGVNENVALPGVNENVEQFADDEVRAPMPVIRDVLYDDMSLYGAPRARFSQQGSVIAFRNFEEEMKHPGVWESDQGATSSANAVQDNLASLYRPPFKLLFQGSFEKAKSAASVQDKWLLVNLQSTKEFSSHMLNRDTWANEAVSQTIITNFIFWQTYDDTTEGKKVCTYYKLESMPVVLLIDPITGQKMRSWNGMVHPDRLLEDLLLFFDSGPRDHHVTLSNKRPRETAQPQKTKDASVADETNEEDEEVHRALAASMEGMKETSGTISKDKDEIITKKEEETSSIKMPTYPPLPEEPKGDRSLLCRVGVRLPDGRRVQRNFLRVDPIQFCSCCGLSAIPN; encoded by the exons ATGGAGGGTGTGATGTCAGTCAGTGACCAGCAGACTCTGGTCTCATCGTTTTTGGAGATCGCCGTCGGCCAGACCGCCGATACGGCGCGGCAGTTTCTGCAG GCCACTGGGTGGAAGCTTGAGGAAGCAATTCAGCTCTTTTATGTGGGTAATGAAGCTGGGATAATGGCCGAGGGGGCGCCGTTGCCGACTGAAAATATTGATCAGTTGGCCGAACAAGCTTCTGG TGTGAATGAAAATGTGGCACTTCCTGGTGTGAATGAGAATGTGGAACAATTCGCTGATGATGAGGTGCGCGCTCCTATGCCTGTTATAAGGGACGTTCTGTATGACGATATGTCGCTCTATGG AGCACCAAGGGCTAGATTTTCACAACAGGGTTCTGTAATTGCCTTCCGTAACTTTGAGGAGGAAATGAAGCATCCTGGGGTATGGGAATCGGACCAAGGTGCTACATCCTCAGCAAATGCTGTTCAAGATAATCTTGCATCCTTATATCGTCCTCCCTTTAAGCTACTGTTCCAGGGTTCGTTTGAAAAG GCAAAAAGTGCTGCTTCTGTCCAGGACAAATGGCTACTGGTGAACTTGCAATCCACTAAAGAGTTCAGCTCGCATATG CTTAATCGAGACACCTGGGCCAACGAAGCTGTCTCTCAAACCATTATTACTAATTTTATCTTCTGGCAG ACATATGATGATACAACTGAAGGCAAGAAGGTTTGCACATACTACAAGTTGGAATCTATGCCTGTAGTGCTCCTTATTGACCCTATTACTGGACAAAAAATGCGTTCATGGAATGGAATGGTTCACCCGGATCGTTTGCTAGAG GATCTACTACTCTTCTTTGATAGTGGCCCCAGGGATCATCATGTAACTTTGTCCAATAAACGCCCGAGAGAAACTGCTCAGCCACAAAAAACTAAAG ATGCTTCAGTTGCAGACGAAACtaatgaagaagatgaggaagtGCATCGCGCATTGGCAGCTTCCATGGAAGGCATGAAGGAGACAAGCGGAACAATATCCAAAGACAAAGATGAAATCATCAccaagaaggaggaagaaacaAGCTCAATCAAGATGCCTACATACCCACCTTTGCCCGAAGAACCCAAGGGTGACAGGAGCCTCCTTTGCAGAGTTGGAGTCCGTCTTCCAGACGGTCGCAGGGTCCAGCGGAACTTCCTCCGCGTTGATCCAATTCAG TTTTGCAGCTGTTGTGGTCTTTCTGCTATTCCCAACTAA
- the LOC126607524 gene encoding plant UBX domain-containing protein 7-like isoform X4 — MEGVMSVSDQQTLVSSFLEIAVGQTADTARQFLQATGWKLEEAIQLFYVGNEAGIMAEGAPLPTENIDQLAEQASGVNENVALPGVNENVEQFADDEVRAPMPVIRDVLYDDMSLYGAPRARFSQQGSVIAFRNFEEEMKHPGVWESDQGATSSANAVQDNLASLYRPPFKLLFQGSFEKDKWLLVNLQSTKEFSSHMLNRDTWANEAVSQTIITNFIFWQTYDDTTEGKKVCTYYKLESMPVVLLIDPITGQKMRSWNGMVHPDRLLEDLLLFFDSGPRDHHVTLSNKRPRETAQPQKTKDASVADETNEEDEEVHRALAASMEGMKETSGTISKDKDEIITKKEEETSSIKMPTYPPLPEEPKGDRSLLCRVGVRLPDGRRVQRNFLRVDPIQLLWSFCYSQLKEAEARPFHLTQAIPGASKNLEYDCQSTFEESGLANSMVSVTWE, encoded by the exons ATGGAGGGTGTGATGTCAGTCAGTGACCAGCAGACTCTGGTCTCATCGTTTTTGGAGATCGCCGTCGGCCAGACCGCCGATACGGCGCGGCAGTTTCTGCAG GCCACTGGGTGGAAGCTTGAGGAAGCAATTCAGCTCTTTTATGTGGGTAATGAAGCTGGGATAATGGCCGAGGGGGCGCCGTTGCCGACTGAAAATATTGATCAGTTGGCCGAACAAGCTTCTGG TGTGAATGAAAATGTGGCACTTCCTGGTGTGAATGAGAATGTGGAACAATTCGCTGATGATGAGGTGCGCGCTCCTATGCCTGTTATAAGGGACGTTCTGTATGACGATATGTCGCTCTATGG AGCACCAAGGGCTAGATTTTCACAACAGGGTTCTGTAATTGCCTTCCGTAACTTTGAGGAGGAAATGAAGCATCCTGGGGTATGGGAATCGGACCAAGGTGCTACATCCTCAGCAAATGCTGTTCAAGATAATCTTGCATCCTTATATCGTCCTCCCTTTAAGCTACTGTTCCAGGGTTCGTTTGAAAAG GACAAATGGCTACTGGTGAACTTGCAATCCACTAAAGAGTTCAGCTCGCATATG CTTAATCGAGACACCTGGGCCAACGAAGCTGTCTCTCAAACCATTATTACTAATTTTATCTTCTGGCAG ACATATGATGATACAACTGAAGGCAAGAAGGTTTGCACATACTACAAGTTGGAATCTATGCCTGTAGTGCTCCTTATTGACCCTATTACTGGACAAAAAATGCGTTCATGGAATGGAATGGTTCACCCGGATCGTTTGCTAGAG GATCTACTACTCTTCTTTGATAGTGGCCCCAGGGATCATCATGTAACTTTGTCCAATAAACGCCCGAGAGAAACTGCTCAGCCACAAAAAACTAAAG ATGCTTCAGTTGCAGACGAAACtaatgaagaagatgaggaagtGCATCGCGCATTGGCAGCTTCCATGGAAGGCATGAAGGAGACAAGCGGAACAATATCCAAAGACAAAGATGAAATCATCAccaagaaggaggaagaaacaAGCTCAATCAAGATGCCTACATACCCACCTTTGCCCGAAGAACCCAAGGGTGACAGGAGCCTCCTTTGCAGAGTTGGAGTCCGTCTTCCAGACGGTCGCAGGGTCCAGCGGAACTTCCTCCGCGTTGATCCAATTCAG CTGTTGTGGTCTTTCTGCTATTCCCAACTAAAGGAAGCTGAGGCAAGGCCATTTCACTTGACGCAGGCAATCCCAGGAGCTTCAAAGAATTTGGAGTATGATTGTCAGTCTACTTTTGAAGAATCGGGTCTGGCCAACTCTATGGTCTCGGTTACTTGGGAATGA